From a region of the Synechococcus sp. RS9916 genome:
- a CDS encoding YlxR family protein: MNEPRPVLRRCVACRKLLDRQQLWRVIRDHQDGVLLDRGMGRSAYLCPTEACLDEARRRKRLNKALRCQVPDSVITVLQERLSFERNCR; the protein is encoded by the coding sequence GTGAACGAACCACGCCCCGTTCTGCGTCGCTGCGTAGCCTGTCGAAAGTTGCTGGATCGCCAGCAGCTCTGGCGCGTGATTCGCGACCACCAGGATGGGGTCCTCCTGGATCGGGGGATGGGTCGCTCGGCCTATCTCTGCCCGACGGAGGCCTGCCTGGATGAGGCACGCCGCAGAAAGCGACTGAACAAGGCCCTGCGTTGTCAGGTCCCCGACAGCGTGATCACGGTGTTGCAGGAGCGGCTCTCTTTCGAGAGGAACTGCCGCTGA
- the rimP gene encoding ribosome maturation factor RimP, whose product MPHPLLPDLTSVAAATAAQQGFELADLQLHTHLRPMTVQVQIRRPGGVDVTLDDCAGLSGPMGDAIEASSLLTDAYVLEISSPGIGDLVQSDRDFQTFRGFPVEVTINEGDGPPQTLSGSLLDRSDNHLEINMKGRIKKIARSSISCVRLTSPTS is encoded by the coding sequence TTGCCACATCCTCTTCTGCCAGATCTCACCTCTGTTGCAGCAGCTACTGCTGCACAACAGGGTTTTGAGCTTGCGGATCTCCAATTGCACACCCACCTGCGCCCGATGACCGTGCAGGTTCAAATCCGTCGTCCTGGCGGTGTGGATGTGACCCTTGATGACTGCGCGGGCCTGAGCGGACCGATGGGTGATGCCATCGAAGCGTCATCCCTGCTGACCGACGCCTATGTGCTGGAAATCAGCAGCCCTGGGATCGGCGACCTTGTACAAAGCGACCGTGATTTTCAAACGTTTCGCGGCTTCCCTGTCGAGGTGACCATCAACGAAGGCGATGGCCCCCCACAGACCCTTTCGGGCTCATTGCTCGATCGGAGTGACAACCACCTTGAAATCAACATGAAGGGCCGCATTAAAAAAATCGCCCGATCTTCGATTTCCTGCGTCCGCCTCACCAGCCCCACCAGCTAG
- the nusA gene encoding transcription termination factor NusA: MALVLLPGLSNLIEDISEEKKLPPQVVESALREALLKGYERYRKTLYLGINDDPFDEEYFSNFDVALDLDEEGYRVLASKIIVEEVESDDHQIALAEVMQVADDAQVGDTVVLDVTPEKEEFGRMAAATTKQVLAQKLRDQQRRMIQEEFADLEDPVLTARVIRFERQSVIMAVSSGLGRPEVEAELPRRDQLPNDNYRANATFKVFLKEVSEVPRRGPQLFVSRANAGLVVYLFENEVPEIQEGSVRIVAVAREANPPSRSVGPRTKVAVDSIEREVDPVGACIGARGSRIQQVVNELRGEKIDVIRWSQDPGQYIANSLSPARVEMVRLVDPVGQHAHVLVPPDQLSLAIGREGQNVRLAARLTGWKIDIKNSQEYDQASEDAVVAELISQREEEEALQREAEERLAAEQAARAEEDARLRELYPLPEDDEDYVEEGSEIDVEAVDAGEESVEGDQPAAEAETSVEDSTVEEGAVEDTESAVNNDDEDGAR; the protein is encoded by the coding sequence ATGGCACTCGTTCTCCTTCCCGGCCTCAGCAACCTGATCGAAGACATCAGTGAAGAGAAGAAACTCCCACCTCAGGTTGTGGAGTCGGCTCTGAGGGAAGCCCTCTTGAAGGGTTACGAGCGGTATCGGAAAACTCTTTACCTGGGCATCAACGACGATCCCTTCGACGAGGAGTATTTCAGCAATTTCGATGTTGCTCTCGATCTCGACGAAGAGGGCTACCGCGTTCTGGCCAGCAAGATCATCGTTGAGGAAGTCGAAAGCGACGACCATCAGATCGCCCTGGCAGAGGTGATGCAGGTGGCCGACGATGCCCAGGTGGGCGACACCGTGGTGCTGGATGTCACCCCAGAGAAGGAGGAATTCGGTCGCATGGCGGCCGCAACCACCAAACAGGTGCTGGCCCAGAAGCTTCGGGATCAACAGCGCCGCATGATCCAAGAGGAATTTGCCGACCTCGAGGATCCTGTGCTGACCGCGCGCGTGATCCGCTTCGAGCGTCAGTCCGTGATCATGGCGGTCAGCTCTGGATTGGGCCGTCCTGAAGTGGAGGCCGAGCTGCCCCGCCGCGACCAGCTCCCCAACGACAACTACCGGGCGAATGCCACCTTCAAGGTGTTCCTCAAGGAAGTGAGCGAAGTTCCACGTCGAGGCCCTCAGCTGTTTGTCAGCCGAGCCAATGCCGGCCTTGTGGTCTACCTGTTTGAAAACGAAGTGCCGGAGATCCAAGAAGGATCCGTGCGCATCGTGGCCGTGGCCAGAGAAGCCAATCCGCCCTCCCGCTCGGTTGGCCCCCGCACCAAGGTGGCTGTCGACAGCATCGAACGTGAAGTGGATCCTGTCGGCGCTTGCATCGGCGCCCGTGGCTCCCGCATCCAGCAGGTGGTCAATGAATTGCGGGGCGAAAAAATCGACGTGATCCGCTGGTCTCAGGATCCAGGCCAGTACATCGCCAACTCCCTCAGCCCAGCCCGCGTTGAGATGGTGCGTCTGGTTGATCCGGTCGGACAGCACGCTCACGTGTTGGTCCCACCCGATCAGCTCAGTCTGGCCATTGGTCGTGAAGGCCAAAACGTTCGTCTCGCCGCCCGCCTCACCGGCTGGAAGATCGACATCAAGAACTCGCAGGAATACGACCAAGCGAGTGAAGACGCCGTCGTGGCCGAGTTGATATCTCAGCGCGAGGAAGAGGAAGCGCTGCAACGGGAAGCCGAGGAACGCCTGGCTGCCGAACAGGCCGCCCGTGCTGAAGAAGATGCACGCCTGCGCGAGCTCTATCCGCTGCCGGAAGACGACGAGGACTACGTCGAAGAAGGGAGCGAGATCGATGTCGAAGCTGTTGATGCAGGCGAGGAGAGCGTCGAAGGCGACCAACCTGCAGCCGAAGCCGAGACCAGCGTTGAAGACAGCACCGTTGAAGAAGGTGCCGTTGAAGACACTGAGTCCGCAGTCAACAACGACGACGAGGATGGAGCCCGGTGA